In Anas acuta chromosome 36, bAnaAcu1.1, whole genome shotgun sequence, the genomic stretch ttcttttcttctcttttcttttcttctcttttcttttcttctcttttcttttcttctcttttcttttcttctcttttcttctcttttcttttcttctcttttcttttcttttcttttcttttcttttcttttcttttcttttcttttcttttcttttcttttcttttcttttcttttcttttcttttcttttcttttcttttcttttcttttcttttcttttcttttcttttcttttcttttcttttcttttcttttcttttcttttcttttctagggCGAAGGGGGTCCATCCtcttaactgctttttttttccctgattatCTATGATCTTAATTCTACCCTTTTTCCAGCTGCTTATaaccccagctctgcctctttGACGATGAGGTATAACCTTAACTCTGCCCATTTTATGCCTTTATATAACCTTAACCCTGCCCTTTTTATGACTCTCTATCACCTTGTCTctgcttttgcttcttctgCCCTTGTCACCACCTTCTTGGACCCCAAGCTCTGCCCTTGCCCCTGTTTTGTGGGGGTCCTCAGGGCCCTCTGACCGTGATGGGTTTGTCTTGACGGGTTCATCCAACCTTTGGCTCCAGCTACATCAACGTGCGGCTGGGGGGCCGGGGCAACAAGGATCCGGGTGTCTCGGAGCAGCGGCGGCTCTCGGCCAAGGTCATCAGCTACCCGCGCTATGACCCGGCCACCAAGGACGGCGACCTGATGCTTGTCAAGCTCCTCCAACCCGTCCACATCAACGAGAGGGTGAAGCCGCTGCCGCTGGCCTCCCACTGCCCCGTGCCTGGCAAGACGTGCCAGATCTCAGGATGGGGGTCCACCACCAGCCCTGAAGGTATGAAACCAGTAGCCTAAGAGTCGGACGGCTGGGCCGTCCTGATATAACCCTTGGGCATCCTTCCAAGGATGCCCACGTCACCTTGGGGGTCCTTGGACATCCTTCTCCTCCCGAGGAACCCAGGTGTCCACGTCACCTTGGGGTTCCCCTTGGTGTCCCTGAGAGAAACATGGGGACAAGCCCCAGGGCAGAGTCTGAGAGGTCAGAGCTCGGCCCCCGTGTCACTTTGTGCTCCCCATCACCCGTAGTCACCTTCCCCGAGGACCTCCACTGCGCCAAGGTCACCATTGTCTCGGAGGAGCAGTGCCGGCGCATCTACCCCGGCTCCATCACCCCCAACATGGTGTGCGCAGGCGAACCCCGCAACCGTGCCGACTCCTGCCAGGTGGGTGCAAGTTTTGGCCACCTCGGGCCCCTCTGGTCATTTGGGACCCCACAATGGTGTTGGGATGAGAACGGGCACAATTCGGTACAGCCAGCGGCACCCAGAGGGGATTTGGGTGCGCGGGGTGGGAGGTGAGATGGCGTCGTGCAGGGATTGAGGAGAACATCTCCTTGGTGGGTCTTCAGTTCACTTCTTTGGAGATCCCAGGATGGCCCTAAAATGGCCCCAAATTTGGGATGATTCTATGGGGCAGGCTGTGATCCCCAGGCCCCCGGGTGCCACCCCTCTTTCCCCGGCAGGGTGACTCCGGGGGACCCCTCGTGTGTGATGGACGGCTCCAGGGCATTGTCTCCTGGGGCCCGGGAGTCTGCGGGGACCCCCAAAAACCCGGTGTCTACGTCAACCTCTGCAAATACACCCGGTGGATCCAGGAAACGATGAGAAGGAACTGAGCCCCCAGCCCATCCCCAGCTCCGATGGCCGCAGGACGGGCCCCgcagcacctcctcctcctcctcctccccgatGAAGGTCCCCGGAGCCGGCCGGTCCGAGCACCGGGACACGCGCCCCGGGGTGGGCAGGGGCCATCCGCGGGGCCCTGTGGAGATGTCGATGAATAAAGTTTTACGACGTGGCTTTGCGCCATGTCTTCAGCGGGTGGAGTAGTGCAGCCCCGGGAGCTTGAGGTGCCTCCGGGTTGCCCCAGGTCTCGTAGGGACAGGAGAGGACATCAAGCTTTGGGGCAGACCAGATGGCCCCACTGCAGCTAGACCTGTTGACACCACCGTGGGGCAGATGTCTCTTTTGGCCCCACCATGGGGTAGATTTTGGCCCCTCTGCAGGTAGATCAGTTGGCCCTGTCGTGGGGTAGACCCGTTGACCTCGCCATGGGGTAGACATGTTGACCTCATCATGGGGAAGACCACCACGAGGTAGATCTACTGGCCCCATTTTAGGCCTCCTCACCTTGGAGCAGATATTTTGACCTTGCCATGGGGTAGACCCATTGAATCTACCGTGGGGTAGATCATTTGGCCCCACAACAGGGTAGAACATCACAACGTAGATCTCCTGGCCCCATTTTGGATAGATCTGTTGTCACTACAGGGGAGACCTGCTGACCCCACCATGGGGCAGACCCGTTGACCCCACTTGGCTTCACCATGGGGCAGCCCCATTGACCTTGCCATGGAGTAACCCCATTGGCTCTGCTCCAGGTTGACCTCACCATGGGGTAGACCTGCTGATCCCTTTATGGAGTAGTCCTGTTGGCTCTTTTGGGGTTGCCCAGGACCCTTCCCACCACCACAGTGGGGACAAAATCCATCTCAGCATCCTCCCCCGAGAGAGACGAGCCCTCACAATGCCCCGGGGTCAGGCCTTCCCTCTtggtccccccaccccagccgTGTCTCCACGGGCAGGCGCATGACCAGGGAGAATTTCCCATCCCCAGAGGGGAGAAATTTCCCCGTGACTCAGCTGGAGAAGAAGGGGCCTAATTTCCCGACCTGGGGGTAACTTTGGCGGCGCATCAGGGCTGTTTTGCTTCCCCGACGGGTATGCAACGGGCAGGCAGCATCCACCCAGGGCACGCTGGCTTGCGAGCGGGAAGAAATCACCTGCTGGAGGCAAAATTTGCATGGACCCGAGACCTCTATTTTGAAGAacggaggggtttgggggggattttttctcctccatggGGTCCACGCAGCCCCATCTTGGTGACGGGGCTGGATGGAGAGCGGTGCCAACCCGGCTTCGCCGTGATGGGTCCGTGTAAAGGAAAGGGTGAGGGATTTTGGTGGGCTGCAGAAGCATTTCCACGTCTTCCCCCTTGCGGGAAGAGGTCCGGCGAGGTCACAACGTCACGTGTTGTCCCTTGTGGCTCAATGGGGCGGGGAGCGACGCCAGCTGCCTTGCGCAAGACaccccctccctcttcccccacGTGGCCAGGACCTGATGCACTGGAGGGTGTGGGCCTTGTCTAGCCACTGCGGCGGGGAAAGAGGTTTTGGTCCGGGTCCAAACCCCCAGGGAGGCGGAGGAATGGCTGTCCATCATTGCTGGGACCAACGGTGGCCACTGGTGGCTTCGAGATCTTCGCTCAGCCTTTCACACAAGGAGGTTCGAGCCTTTGGGGTTTCAGAATCCTACAGAGGGTTTGGCTTGGAAGGTCCCAGGTTGGTGGCCGTCAGATGTGGTGGGCAACCACAACTCCTCATCATCCGTCTGGTCAAGGGGCTTTTTTGGGATCTGGTCAATGTGTCCATGGAGGTCCAGTCAACGTGTCCATGGAGGTCCAGTCAACGTGTCCATGGAGATCTGGTCAACGTGTCCTTGGAGATCTGGTCAACGTGTCCTTGGAGGTCTGCTCAACTTGTCCAAGGTGGTCTGGTCGACATGTCCATGGACATCTATCTGTATGTCCATGAAGACACGGTCAAGGCGTCCATTGGGGTCTACCCAACATGTCCATGGAGGTCTGGTCAACGCATCTAATGAGGTCTTCTCCTCGCACCCATGGAGGGTTGGTCACCACATCCATTGGGGTCCGTGCAATGCAAGCGTTGAAGCCTGGTCAATGCTGCCCTGGTGGTCTGGCCAAGATGGTGATGGAGGTGCCAGGGTCTGGTAAGTCACGACGTCCATGGAAGTGAGATTAAAGGGTCAAGGGGACCACCATGgagcctggtcctgctggccatggAAATGAGCCAGAAAAAGGAGACGTTTGTTGACCTTGAGGTGTCCCATCAGGGGGCTCAGAGGTCCTCGGGCTCCCCGCTGTCCCCCACATCTGCCACTACCATGGCAGGGATAGCTGGTGTGCAACCCCTGCCACCACGTCCCCAAAACCACCGGCACCCGACACCACTATTCCTGTGTCACCCGTGTCCCCTGAGCCACCCCCTGTGTCACCCAGGGCACTGCCACCCACGGTGCTGCCAGCCCGTGTGTCAACCAGGGccaccccctcctccctccctcctgggTCACCCAGGGCACTGCCACCCACGGTGCTGCCACCCCGTGTGTCAACCAGGGCCACCCACCGTGTCACCCAGGGCGCTGCCAACCCCTTTTGTCACCCGGGGCCACCCCTGGACTCGGCGCCCCCAAGGCTGTGGGGACACAGAGGGGACAAGGACAGGGTGGGACACGTCCCCTCCGTGCCACTGAGGATTGGGAGAGGGGAAGCGTGGGGTCCCCCCCGCAGCCCTGGCAGTGGGTGGCAGGCCCGGGCTGGCCCTGGGGATAATTAGGTAATTAGCACTAATTACGCGGAGGAGATGGGAGCGGAGGAACTGGGAGAACCGGTTGGGCCCAGCCCCAACGTCATCGTCATCGCCACCGGGGACGTGGCCCAACATGCACGCCCCCTCCCCGACATCTCAGGGGGCCCCCCCGTCTTCTTCTGTgggtccccgtgtcccccacAGATCCCTTGTGTGACCCCACATCCCCTCGTGTGACCCCATGCCCCCTcttgtgtccccatgtcccctcacGTCCCCACATGTGCTTCTGTGgacccccccatgtcccctcaTGTGCCTTCAAGTTCTCCCCTGCCCCTTCACGACCCCCACGACCCTTCAAGGTCCCCCAGTCCCTCCTTGTgctcccctgtcccccccccatgtccctttGTGTCCCCTCTTGGGGCCCCATGTCCCCTTATGTACCCCATGTCCCCCCACGGgctccccctgtccccaccatGCCCCCCCATGTCCCTTCATGTCCCCTCACGCCCCCTGGAGACCCCCATAGGTGGGCTCCCTCTCTGTGGTGGGAAGCCTGGTAGATGTGACCCTCATGGCCCACGATCACCGCGTCGATCCCATGGGTGGGATCTCCACGGGGACCAGATCTTTGCCCGCCAGACCTTGGGGAACATGGCCCCGGGTGGGCCACGGGTGGGATATCCACGGAGGATCTCTGCCCTTGACCACTCCACGGAGGGGTTCCCCCGCTGTGGGGGTCTCTGGTGGAACAGGTCACCACGGGTGGGATCTCGGTAGACTGGACGTCCATGGGATGGGATCCTCGGGGACGGGACCCTGGTGGACGGGGTCTTTGTGGACCACGACCACCATGGGCTGAAGCCTGGTGGACCAGGTCCCCGTGGACCAGATGGGCTCCTCAGCACCCCGGCCTCTTCGGTGAGGCCCTCAAGCAGAGCAGATCCCCGTGGACTTACTGGGAACGGTTGCTCTGGGTTCAACTCCAGGTTTGGGACCAAACCCAGCCCCGGGCTTcctctgccaccagcagagAGCGAGATCAGCATCTCCGAAAGGTGATTCATCCCCGCCCGGCCTTTCCTTTCGTCAGGGCTCAGCTCCTGGGCCTCTCCACCCTTAATTGCTTGGCAGGGGCTCTAATTGCcccgccagctgctggcagcctcaGCTCCTTTCCCAAAAGCTCTGCAAAAGAGGTTCCTTCGCCCGAATCACGGCTCTGGTCCTCTGCAACGCCAAGGATGGCCAAGGTGGGGGTGGCACTGGAGGACCCCTGGGTGCCCCAAATCCTTCCAGGAGCCGTAAGGACGGGTCCTTCCAGGACGTGCTGGAGCTTGGGCAGGTTTCATCTGGAGGAGGGAAATCTGGTGGGATTACGGCACCGGTTGCTTGATCTGCTGGGATCCTGGCTGGTGTCCAGCACCAAACCCGCCCAGGGAAGGGCTGGGCATCGCCGAGGTCCCTATGCAGCAGAGGGTGGAGATGCCCTGGGTGACCCTGGGGacagtgggtgacactggtagCACCCAAGTCCCCATGGATGGAGACCCTAAGCCCCCATGGGGTGGAGAAGCCGGTGGCGACCTCCCATCTTGGAGACCTCCCCCTTGCCATCGGGGTTGGGGATGGAAATAAGGGGATCGGAGGGGACATGAGGGCTTGGGGACAATTTCCAGCTGGGGACAAGGTGGGGGACAAGTGTCACTTGCACCCCCAGTGCCCCCTTGACTCACCGGAGCCGACTCGCAGGGCTCGGTGGGGTTGGCACCAGGTCGTAGCCTCGCCCATCGTTCACCCGCATCCGCGGCGTTACTCATCAGGAGGCGCGACCAGGAGAAGGTGGCACGTAGGTCCCCGAGGACCTCCGGCCTGGTGACATCCTCGGGGACCTCCCGGAGCTGCAAAATGTCCCCCCCCCTCAGAGGTGGCATCCCAAATGTTGTGCCAAATCCCACATCCTTACACACGCGTGTGCACGCGTGTGCGTGATGTGAAGTCTACTCGTGTAGTAGGAGCAGAGGGCGgatggacagacggacggaTGGAGAGGGAGGTGGACGGACAGACGGATCTGTAGGTCTAGGTGGGTCCATCCATCTCGATGTAgatggacagacggacggacagatCCATCCATCAATGTAGGTGGACAGATGGACGGATGGATCCATCCATCTTGATGCAgatggacagacggacggacagatGGACGGACAGATAAATGGTTGATAGATGGATGGTGGGACAGAGGGACAGACGGCCGTCCAGCTTGCTGGAAGGACAGTCAGACGGAGATAGAGCTgtacagacagacagacagacagacagagccCGGTGGATGGGCAGAGATGGACAGACGGAGAGCTGGACAAAGCTGgatggacagacggacggagagaaagaaatggatgggggggggacagatGGACAGGGGACAACTGGATAGGGGTGCGGGTGGGGggatggacggacagacagcTGGACAGACGTACAGGCGGGTAGCCAGATGGGTGGACAGACGGACAGGCAGACTTACAGTTGCTTGaccagacagacagacagacagacagacgggtGGCCGGGCAATCGGATAGATGGACAGACGGACAGGCGGCCGGACCGGCAGGCAGATAAACGGACAGACTGACCACACGGCTAGGCAGACGGACAGGAGGACAGCCAGCTGGACGGACAGCCAGGGAGAGAGGTGGACAGACGGATGGACGGACAGCACCCAGGTCATTCCATTTAACGACGCCCAGAGGGCCGGATCAGGCCCATCCCACCCCAGCAGCCGTGGGGACAACCCCCCTCaaacccacccacccacccacgaGGAAAGGGGGTGACCCAGCCGGTTTGTCCATCTGTCCATCCGTCTGTCCATCCGTCAAGCTCGGCCAGTCTGTTTTCGGGCAGGTCGGGAGGAGCGGGGCGGCGTTTTCCTCTGGGACATCAAAGCGGTAATCACCCGTGGGGCCGGGGAGACACCCACGGCCGCGCTCGTCCCGCTTGCCGCTTGGACCCGTCGCCCAACCGCCCTTGAGTCACCCCGGTGGAGACACAACCTACTTTTCGGCCCGGTATAAATATGGCCCAACGACGGGTTCTCGGCTTCCCGACGCGCCGAGCCGGCCCCgtccttctcctccagcaggtGAGTCCGTCCCCGCGGCGGGGACAGCGGTGGCCTCCATCTCCGAGGGGTCGGATGGTGCcgggtgggatttggggggggttcTCCAGGctctttgtttcttccttcctaCGGGTCGGATCCGTCCGCGCTGTGGTTTGGTGGAGGGAGCCTTCCGTATCCCGGGTTAATTCGGCGCGCCCAGTTTAACGGGGACTGGGAGGGAAATGGTGCTCCCTGGGTTGCTGGAGGCACCGCCGGAGAGCTGAATTGGGCCAAAAGAGGGTGGAGAAGAGGGATTGAGGCCACGGCGTGGTCCATAGGGATGAAGGTGCACCAAAACACCAAGAGCATCCTGGTGGCGTTGCCTCAGTCCCTTGTTGGGAGGTGGAAGGACAGCGCTGGGactgtccccctgtccctcaGGTGGCACCGGGTGCTCTCCTGTGGTCCCCGAGCTGATCTGGTTTGGTTTCTCTGCCCCTCCAGGAATGGCTCGTGACGGGCATGGGGCCTTCAGCTTCACCCCCATCTTCATCCTCATGGTGGGACTGCTGTCCGCCACCCCGCTGCTGGCACAAAACGTGAAGGGGGGCAACGGAGGCGAGGAGCGTAAGTCAATCCggtggatggggatggggacggggacaccgcGGATGCTCCGTGAGGGAATGTATCcggagggatgggatgggatgggatgggattggatgggatggggtgggatgggatgaggaGATGCCTCCTGGCTCGTGGGAATCTTGCTGATGGGAAGGCTTGGGCAAGGCCCTGTAATTTCGAAACCTGTTTTCGTTTCGAGCTGAGATAAAGCAACCCCTCGCCGTAGAGAGAGAAAGGACGCGGAGGAAAATTCCATCACGTGGTTGGAGACGCTAGGATCTCTGGgacctcttcctttccttctccgTGAGGTCGTACGGGGATTTCTGCCATGGAAAAGGAGACAAAAGCAGTCACCTGGggtgagagaaagaaagagagactTAATCCCGATGGGAacatcctcttcctttcttctggcCTCCAAAATGATGCTCGGCCGAAGGGGAACCAGAACGGCCCCGTGGATGGGTCTTGatcagggaagaaagaagaggccCTGAGGGTTGCCAAAACCTGGGATCTTAACCCAAATCGGTGCTCCCAGAGCTGAATCCAAAACTCCCAGGTCCTGCTGAGAAGGAACGAGCTCATGTCCAGACACGGCGCCTGGATAATTTGCCGTGTGGCTTTCCAAGAacagttttttggggggggtctggtgATAAGGTTTCTTCGGTTTGGGGTGAAGACACCATCAACTTGGCTGGAGATCTCTTCTGGAAATCCAGGCTATGGATCCCACCGCAGGGCTCCACCGCCTTGCGTTGCTTCTCCACTGGCTGGTCTTCATCGACGGAGATCCTCCAGGCCCAGGGAAGCTGCTGAGATGCCTACAAGGAGCTTGGTGGAACCTCAACCTTCTGGATGGTCTCCAAAGGCCCAAGGACGGCCTTTGAGGTGATGAGGGATGCTTCCCCGATGAGCGTGCACGCTGGGACGGTTCCCACCCTCCAGCTTTGGCAGCTGGGACCGGATAGTGGCAGATTCCAGGCGGTCTGAAATTCGGGCGGCTCCCATTGCCACCCGTCACAGGTCGTAATCCCCACCGGCACAAACCAGTCCCACCAGTAAAATTCCAATGTCCCAACGTGCGGTGGAAGGTGATTGCAGATAACCATGGACCAGAGCCACCTCGCACATGCACGGATCAATACAGGGCAGTCAACACGTGGAGGTGGCAAGCACAACTTCTTCCCAAAATCACCCCAAAAATCAGCTGGGATGCTCCAGGCTACAGCGTGGAGGACCCAGCCTCAACACCCATGAAGACATCTTGGGGAAATGAGGATTTGATATGTCCCATGTGATAGAGGCGAAAGTCCAACTACTGAGCATTTTTGGGGGTAGGAGAGAgggtttttgtttaaaaaatattttctttcctttttttaattattttctttttttttttcttatttttttttctttttttaatctggttATTCTTTTATTGTGAATCTCATCAGCTACTTGGACACAACTGACCACGAGGCATCTTCTCCAGTAGCCTTGGCCTGAGATTCTCAAAAGGCCTGAGAAATTCCTTGCCCACGTAGAGTTGTAGAGGGGGGGACACCAACAGCAAGGCTTGTCCATGGTGTGGACACCCAAGTGGAGTCTTGCATGGGCACAACCTCAAGATGATCACCCCACGAACCTCATAAATATTCCAGCATGGGGCGGGACACCTCGTCTTGCAGACATCCAGCGTTGGATGGGGTGGGATTTCCTCCCAAAAAGGTCCCTCCTTTTCTTCGAGGACCATCAAAGTTGGCCAACTCCAGTGGACCACCATCAGCTTCAGCGAGCTAAATCAAGGGGAGATGCTTCCAGAGACCTTAAAGATTGATAAACCTGTGTCAGAAATTGAAACTTTGGGTGATGAGACCCTTTTTTACCGAGATACGACCCCAAAAATGATAAGACCCCCAAACCAAGCTGATGGCTCTCTCTCTTCCCCGCAAACCTCATGGGACCAACGCGTCTTGGCTCCGGAGCTACGTAAGGACTCGCATTCCTGAGTGAGCTCCTGTTATCATTTCTCCCTGTGTCATGGCTTCTCCTGCTTGTGTTGATGCAACCATCTTCTACCTCGGCCCTAACTAGGAGGTCTGGGTACATAACATGAGCCATCCGGGAGGTAGGAGTCTTTTCGAGCTGGTCCTACAGGCTCTCTTACCAAcggaggaagaagaaatcagCTCTTTTAGGGGTGCGTCATCTCCCTTTTAGAGTCCAATCTTGGGCTGGGAGGAATCTTAGAGGTGGAACGGATGCCCCTCCCCGAGGCACATGGCGAAACCGGCGGAGATAAGTGGCCCTTGGTGACTTCCTGACGCATGGTGATTTCCAGGACAGCTCatgggcacagcctggcacgATGGACTGGTCCCAGGGGGTCTTCTTCTGGCATCTCCCACCCCAACGCTCTCCCTGGGATGCGTGTTTGGGCCATGGAGTGGTGGGCTCCATCAGAAGGCATCGGGAGAATTCAGATCATCGAGGGCTCTTTGGGGCTACTCATGGTTGGATTTCAACTGCTCCTGGtccaaaaaacatctttttctcattaaaaaaaaaacaaaacaaaaaaaaaaaaaagagtttggtGGGACCTCAGTAGGTTGATAGACGACtcagtgaaacaaaacacaacaaaaagttttaattatGATTTTGACTGTTCTGATGGTATTttaaggctaaaaaaaaaaacacaggagagaGTGCTTTCCCTTCCGTGTCCCATTTAAccatttaaaaagttgtttttgtgcttttcaacccaaaataacatattttttttcctttggaaggaGGCTTCCTGGCTGCCTATAGCCATGCAAGGCTCTCACCGTGTCCTTGGGTGCTCTTGTCTTGCAGTGCCGGAGTTGGATGAGTCCCGTATCATCGGTGGGAAGCCCTGCTCCATCACCCAGCGACCTTTCCAGGTTGCCCTCATCAAGAGGGGACAAATCCTGTGTGGTGGAAGCTTGATAGACGCCCAGTGGGTCCTGACGGCCGCCCACTGCAAGCAGCCGGGCAGGTAAGCTGGCTCCGTGCTCACCTTCCCCATGGCTTCCTACAAGCCGACGCCTCGTTTTCCAAAATTTTTTAACGACTGACGGGGAGAGGTGGGCCCCAGGGGTTGGTACCTGCAGGTATCGGCGCCCAGATGTTGGCACTTCCAGAGGACGGTGCCTCCAAATGGTGGCATCCAGAGAGAGATGCCCCAGATGTTGGTGTCTCCGCTTCCAGACGTGGACACCTCCGGATTTTGGTGTCCAGAAACTGGTATTTTGGTGTCCAAAAGCTGGTAATGTCGAGTCTGGTACCTTCAGGTAGCTCCAGAGCTGGGTATCTCCGGAGGTTGCTAGTCGAACCCAGATGTTACCTCCAGATCTGATGTCCAGAAGCACCAGATGTTGATGCTCCAGCCATGGGTGTCTCCAGATGTTGGTATCCAGAAGCTGGTACCTCCAGAGGGCATCGAAGGCACGGCACAGCCAGGGAGACAGGAGCTGACGTCTCCTTTGCTGGGTGACAACCTCTGGCCATCAACCCCCAACGGGCTCAACCTCCCCCACGTTTTAGGCCTGGTCACCCCCCTTTTTCCAGGTGAGGACACCAAGTGGAGCAGGTCCCCCCATGGCCAAACTTCTCCAGCTTCCCCGCAAGGCTCCACGAGAGGAAACCTCACTTTCcagagaggaaataaagatgaaaaacagaaaaaacattgGCCAGAAGTTGGTCCCAGGGTGGCGTTGTTGGGATGTTGCAGTGGGACTCCTTGCCTGAAGCCTGACGCGAGGAAGACGAAGGTGAAGTCAAGGAGCTGAAGTCAAGACGTTCTCCAAAGTCCCGTGGAGATGGGAAAGGCCCCAGGGTACCTGGGCCATCGAAGAGCTCTTGGAGGAGATTTAGCTCATGAATcccaaatttttcattttcatttttattttaattttaattttcattttcattttcatttttctgcccgAGGACAAGGGGATAAGGTGGACCCATGGACACATCACCCAAACTCTGCCTGCCGGCTGGGTTTGAAGAAGCTTTGGGGGATGACCAAGGGTCATCCCCTTGACCCATAGGGTTGTGCATCTCCTCTggaggagctggctctgatttCTTGACCTTCTTCTCCGGGCAGGGACCTCAGGGTGTTAATCGGGACGGACACGTTGCGGGACGGCACGGGGGAGGTGAGGATGATTTCCCGGTCGATCGTCCACCCGGCCTACAACCCCCGCAAGAACGACAACGACTTCATGCTCCTGAGGCTCAACAGACCCGTGCAGTTCAGCAACAACATCAAGAAGATCAGATTGGCCACGAGGTGTCCCATGGATGGGATGAGGTGCAGCGTGTCCGGCTGGGGCACGACCAAGTCCCCCGGAGGTACTGGCTCACGGTGGAGACCCCGGTGGAAGAGGTGGGGTAGGGGGGGACGTAATTTGGCAGGGAAAAGGAGACTGAGTCTTTTTGGTTGGGAAAATTGGATGAGGGAGGGTCCCTTACGTTGTCTTCACTCTACCCAACGAGGTTTCCCATGAAGAACGACTTTCCCTTGGGGTTGAAGTTGGGGTTTCCTTCGCGTTGGACCTCTGCTGGAGGCATCTCCCTTGCCCACCTCCCAAggaacccccccaaaaatacCATGAGGTCTACTCAGGCCTCAGCACGAGCAGGCTGCCCTTTCTCAccgttttttttctctccaccccCCTCGTCTGCAGCAAAGCTCCCCAGAAATCTGCAGTGTGCCGGCGTCCAAGCTTTTGGGAAGGATAAATGCGCGAGGGCGTACGGGAGGTTGATCACCCCCAACATGTTCTGTGCCGGCGTCCCCCAGGGGGGC encodes the following:
- the LOC137846670 gene encoding kallikrein-14-like, whose protein sequence is MARDGHGAFSFTPIFILMVGLLSATPLLAQNVKGGNGGEELPELDESRIIGGKPCSITQRPFQVALIKRGQILCGGSLIDAQWVLTAAHCKQPGRDLRVLIGTDTLRDGTGEVRMISRSIVHPAYNPRKNDNDFMLLRLNRPVQFSNNIKKIRLATRCPMDGMRCSVSGWGTTKSPGAKLPRNLQCAGVQAFGKDKCARAYGRLITPNMFCAGVPQGGIDSCQGDSGGPLVCNGVLQGVVSWGMAVCGRKGQPGVYSNVCQAVPWIRRYVRG